A window from Nycticebus coucang isolate mNycCou1 chromosome X, mNycCou1.pri, whole genome shotgun sequence encodes these proteins:
- the SUV39H1 gene encoding histone-lysine N-methyltransferase SUV39H1 isoform X3, protein MAENLKGCSVCCKSSWNQLQDLCRLAKVSCPGLGISKRNLYDFEVEYLCDYKKIREQEYYLVKWRGYPDSESTWEPRQNLKCVRILKQFHKDLERELLRRHRRSKTPRHLDPSLANYLVQKAKQRRALQRWEQELNAKRSHLGRITVENEVDLDGPPKAFVYINEYRVGEGITLNQVAVGCECQDCLWAPTGGCCPGASMHKFAYNDQGQVRLRAGLPIYECNSRCHCGYDCPNRVVQKGICYDLCIFRTDDGRGWGVRTLEKIRKNSFVMEYVGEIITSEEAERRGQIYDRQGATYLFDLDYVEDVYTVDAAYYGNISHFVNHSCDPNLQVYNVFIDNLDERLPRIAFFATRTIRAGEELTFDYNMQVDPVDMESTRMDSNFGLAGLPGSPKKRVRIECKCGTESCRKYLF, encoded by the exons ATGGCGGAAAATTTAAAAG GCTGCAGTGTGTGTTGCAAGTCTTCTTGGAATCAGCTGCAGGACCTGTGCCGCCTGGCCAAGGTCTCCTGCCCTGGCCTCGGTATCTCTAAGAGGAACCTCTATGACTTTGAAGTCGAGTACCTGTGTGATTACAAAAAGATCCGC GAACAGGAATATTACCTGGTGAAGTGGCGTGGATACCCAGACTCAGAGAGCACTTGGGAGCCACGGCAGAATCTCAAGTGTGTACGTATTCTCAAGCAGTTCCATAAGGACTTAGAAAGGGAGCTGCTCCGGCGCCACCGCCGGTCAAAGACTCCCCGGCACCTGGACCCAAGTTTGGCCAACTACCTGGTACAGAAAGCCAAGCAAAGGCGGGCACTCCAGCGCTGGGAGCAAGAGCTCAATGCCAAGCGTAGCCATCTGGGACGTATCACTGTGGAGAATGAGGTGGACCTGGACGGCCCCCCAAAGGCCTTTGTGTACATCAATGAGTACCGTGTTGGTGAAGGCATCACCCTCAACCAGGTAGCTGTGGGCTGTGAGTGCCAGGACTGTCTGTGGGCACCCACTGGGGGCTGCTGCCCAGGAGCATCAATGCACAAGTTTGCCTACAATGACCAAGGCCAGGTACGGCTACGAGCTGGGCTGCCCATCTACGAGTGCAACTCCCGCTGCCACTGTGGCTATGACTGTCCTAATCGTGTGGTACAGAAGGGCATCTGCTATGACCTCTGCATCTTCCGCACAGATGATGGGCGTGGCTGGGGCGTACGCACACTGGAAAAGATCCGCAAAAACAGCTTCGTCATGGAGTACGTGGGAGAG ATCATTACCTCAGAGGAGGCAGAGCGGCGGGGCCAGATCTATGACCGCCAGGGTGCCACCTACCTTTTTGACTTGGACTACGTGGAGGATGTGTATACCGTGGATGCCGCCTACTATGGCAACATCTCCCACTTCGTCAACCACAGT TGTGACCCCAACCTGCAGGTGTACAATGTCTTCATAGACAACCTTGATGAGCGGCTGCCCCGCATCGCTTTCTTTGCCACAAGAACCATCCGGGCAGGCGAGGAGCTCACCTTTGATTACAACATGCAAG TGGACCCCGTGGACATGGAGAGCACCCGCATGGACTCCAACTTTGGCCTGGCTGGGCTCCCCGGCTCCCCCAAGAAGCGGGTCCGTATTGAATGCAAGTGTGGGACTGAATCCTGCCGCAAATACCTCTTCTAG
- the SUV39H1 gene encoding histone-lysine N-methyltransferase SUV39H1 isoform X2, with protein sequence MAENLKGCSVCCKSSWNQLQDLCRLAKVSCPGLGISKRNLYDFEVEYLCDYKKIREQEYYLVKWRGYPDSESTWEPRQNLKCVRILKQFHKDLERELLRRHRRSKTPRHLDPSLANYLVQKAKQRRALQRWEQELNAKRSHLGRITVENEVDLDGPPKAFVYINEYRVGEGITLNQVAVGCECQDCLWAPTGGCCPGASMHKFAYNDQGQVRLRAGLPIYECNSRCHCGYDCPNRVVQKGICYDLCIFRTDDGRGWGVRTLEKIRKNSFVMEYVGEIITSEEAERRGQIYDRQGATYLFDLDYVEDVYTVDAAYYGNISHFVNHSCDPNLQVYNVFIDNLDERLPRIAFFATRTIRAGEELTFDYNMQASGQRCGSASPLLDKITTSETLKGRSLEGEFRHPSGHPGGSPFLTPA encoded by the exons ATGGCGGAAAATTTAAAAG GCTGCAGTGTGTGTTGCAAGTCTTCTTGGAATCAGCTGCAGGACCTGTGCCGCCTGGCCAAGGTCTCCTGCCCTGGCCTCGGTATCTCTAAGAGGAACCTCTATGACTTTGAAGTCGAGTACCTGTGTGATTACAAAAAGATCCGC GAACAGGAATATTACCTGGTGAAGTGGCGTGGATACCCAGACTCAGAGAGCACTTGGGAGCCACGGCAGAATCTCAAGTGTGTACGTATTCTCAAGCAGTTCCATAAGGACTTAGAAAGGGAGCTGCTCCGGCGCCACCGCCGGTCAAAGACTCCCCGGCACCTGGACCCAAGTTTGGCCAACTACCTGGTACAGAAAGCCAAGCAAAGGCGGGCACTCCAGCGCTGGGAGCAAGAGCTCAATGCCAAGCGTAGCCATCTGGGACGTATCACTGTGGAGAATGAGGTGGACCTGGACGGCCCCCCAAAGGCCTTTGTGTACATCAATGAGTACCGTGTTGGTGAAGGCATCACCCTCAACCAGGTAGCTGTGGGCTGTGAGTGCCAGGACTGTCTGTGGGCACCCACTGGGGGCTGCTGCCCAGGAGCATCAATGCACAAGTTTGCCTACAATGACCAAGGCCAGGTACGGCTACGAGCTGGGCTGCCCATCTACGAGTGCAACTCCCGCTGCCACTGTGGCTATGACTGTCCTAATCGTGTGGTACAGAAGGGCATCTGCTATGACCTCTGCATCTTCCGCACAGATGATGGGCGTGGCTGGGGCGTACGCACACTGGAAAAGATCCGCAAAAACAGCTTCGTCATGGAGTACGTGGGAGAG ATCATTACCTCAGAGGAGGCAGAGCGGCGGGGCCAGATCTATGACCGCCAGGGTGCCACCTACCTTTTTGACTTGGACTACGTGGAGGATGTGTATACCGTGGATGCCGCCTACTATGGCAACATCTCCCACTTCGTCAACCACAGT TGTGACCCCAACCTGCAGGTGTACAATGTCTTCATAGACAACCTTGATGAGCGGCTGCCCCGCATCGCTTTCTTTGCCACAAGAACCATCCGGGCAGGCGAGGAGCTCACCTTTGATTACAACATGCAAG CCTCTGGACAACGCTGTGGTTCAGCCAGTCCCCTCCTTGACAAAATAACCACCTCTGAGACACTTAAGGGCAGATCTTTGGAAGGAGAATTCAGACACCCCTCTGGACACCCAGGTGGCTCTCCTTTCCTGACCCCTGCCTGA
- the SUV39H1 gene encoding histone-lysine N-methyltransferase SUV39H1 isoform X1 has product MDEKGDRLPTQSCSVCCKSSWNQLQDLCRLAKVSCPGLGISKRNLYDFEVEYLCDYKKIREQEYYLVKWRGYPDSESTWEPRQNLKCVRILKQFHKDLERELLRRHRRSKTPRHLDPSLANYLVQKAKQRRALQRWEQELNAKRSHLGRITVENEVDLDGPPKAFVYINEYRVGEGITLNQVAVGCECQDCLWAPTGGCCPGASMHKFAYNDQGQVRLRAGLPIYECNSRCHCGYDCPNRVVQKGICYDLCIFRTDDGRGWGVRTLEKIRKNSFVMEYVGEIITSEEAERRGQIYDRQGATYLFDLDYVEDVYTVDAAYYGNISHFVNHSCDPNLQVYNVFIDNLDERLPRIAFFATRTIRAGEELTFDYNMQVDPVDMESTRMDSNFGLAGLPGSPKKRVRIECKCGTESCRKYLF; this is encoded by the exons ATGGACGAGAAGGGGGACAGGCTTCCCACTCAGA GCTGCAGTGTGTGTTGCAAGTCTTCTTGGAATCAGCTGCAGGACCTGTGCCGCCTGGCCAAGGTCTCCTGCCCTGGCCTCGGTATCTCTAAGAGGAACCTCTATGACTTTGAAGTCGAGTACCTGTGTGATTACAAAAAGATCCGC GAACAGGAATATTACCTGGTGAAGTGGCGTGGATACCCAGACTCAGAGAGCACTTGGGAGCCACGGCAGAATCTCAAGTGTGTACGTATTCTCAAGCAGTTCCATAAGGACTTAGAAAGGGAGCTGCTCCGGCGCCACCGCCGGTCAAAGACTCCCCGGCACCTGGACCCAAGTTTGGCCAACTACCTGGTACAGAAAGCCAAGCAAAGGCGGGCACTCCAGCGCTGGGAGCAAGAGCTCAATGCCAAGCGTAGCCATCTGGGACGTATCACTGTGGAGAATGAGGTGGACCTGGACGGCCCCCCAAAGGCCTTTGTGTACATCAATGAGTACCGTGTTGGTGAAGGCATCACCCTCAACCAGGTAGCTGTGGGCTGTGAGTGCCAGGACTGTCTGTGGGCACCCACTGGGGGCTGCTGCCCAGGAGCATCAATGCACAAGTTTGCCTACAATGACCAAGGCCAGGTACGGCTACGAGCTGGGCTGCCCATCTACGAGTGCAACTCCCGCTGCCACTGTGGCTATGACTGTCCTAATCGTGTGGTACAGAAGGGCATCTGCTATGACCTCTGCATCTTCCGCACAGATGATGGGCGTGGCTGGGGCGTACGCACACTGGAAAAGATCCGCAAAAACAGCTTCGTCATGGAGTACGTGGGAGAG ATCATTACCTCAGAGGAGGCAGAGCGGCGGGGCCAGATCTATGACCGCCAGGGTGCCACCTACCTTTTTGACTTGGACTACGTGGAGGATGTGTATACCGTGGATGCCGCCTACTATGGCAACATCTCCCACTTCGTCAACCACAGT TGTGACCCCAACCTGCAGGTGTACAATGTCTTCATAGACAACCTTGATGAGCGGCTGCCCCGCATCGCTTTCTTTGCCACAAGAACCATCCGGGCAGGCGAGGAGCTCACCTTTGATTACAACATGCAAG TGGACCCCGTGGACATGGAGAGCACCCGCATGGACTCCAACTTTGGCCTGGCTGGGCTCCCCGGCTCCCCCAAGAAGCGGGTCCGTATTGAATGCAAGTGTGGGACTGAATCCTGCCGCAAATACCTCTTCTAG